Proteins from one Mycobacterium sp. SMC-2 genomic window:
- a CDS encoding AMP-binding protein, producing the protein MCPDRSGPLGPSDFGVDSFTVPAVLDRRAEQYPDRVMMSIAGVDVTFEQMRQRSCAAANMLADLGVGRGDGVALFTGTCPEWVYFWLGAARIGAVSAAVNAANKGDFLLHTLRLSQAKVILTDAERRPRVDEVTGVLDTAPSLVLQDDSLAATLTRGAARPAPDVGATAGEVGCLFYTSGTTGPSKAVATTWHYLFTVAATVASAWELRAGEVLWTAMPLFHLSAAPSVLVPMLLGATTVLAQAFHPGEVWDDVRAHNAVGFAGAGAMVSMLQNLPADPQDARLPLRFISAAPIDAKAYRDIEKRYGCRIVTMYGMTEAFPIAVKALADDGVPGTSGRPNPNFDVRIVDESGDPLPAGAVGEIACRARYPRVMSEGYVGQGLRVIPHQEWFRTGDLGRLDAEGNLTYVDRSKDSLRRRGENVSSVEVEAVVMSHPAVAEAAAVGVPSPLGEDDIMVVVTLRPGATVDYPELLDFCAARMPYFCVPRFLETVSELPKNAIGRIRKDLLRERGVTREAWDRETQGYTVTR; encoded by the coding sequence ATGTGTCCCGACCGGAGCGGACCTCTCGGGCCCTCCGATTTCGGCGTCGACAGTTTCACGGTGCCGGCCGTGCTCGACCGGCGCGCCGAGCAGTACCCCGACCGGGTGATGATGTCGATCGCCGGGGTCGACGTGACCTTCGAGCAGATGCGGCAGCGGTCCTGCGCCGCGGCGAACATGCTCGCGGACTTGGGCGTCGGCCGTGGTGATGGCGTGGCCCTGTTCACCGGCACCTGCCCGGAATGGGTCTACTTCTGGCTGGGCGCGGCGCGCATCGGCGCGGTGAGCGCGGCCGTCAACGCCGCCAACAAAGGAGACTTCCTACTGCACACCCTGCGCCTGTCGCAGGCCAAGGTGATCCTCACCGATGCCGAGCGCCGGCCCCGGGTCGACGAGGTCACCGGCGTGTTGGACACGGCGCCGAGCCTTGTGCTGCAAGATGATTCACTCGCGGCCACCTTGACCCGCGGCGCAGCCAGGCCCGCCCCCGACGTCGGCGCGACGGCGGGGGAGGTGGGCTGTCTGTTCTACACGTCCGGCACCACGGGGCCATCGAAAGCGGTTGCCACGACCTGGCACTACCTGTTCACGGTGGCCGCGACGGTCGCCTCGGCCTGGGAATTGCGCGCCGGGGAGGTGCTGTGGACGGCGATGCCGCTGTTTCACTTGAGCGCGGCGCCCAGCGTGCTGGTCCCGATGCTGCTCGGCGCGACGACCGTGCTGGCCCAGGCGTTTCACCCCGGCGAGGTGTGGGACGACGTGCGCGCCCACAATGCCGTCGGCTTCGCCGGCGCCGGCGCGATGGTGTCGATGCTGCAAAACCTGCCCGCGGACCCCCAGGATGCGCGGCTGCCGCTGCGGTTCATCTCCGCGGCTCCGATCGACGCCAAGGCCTATCGCGACATCGAAAAGCGTTACGGCTGCCGGATAGTCACGATGTACGGGATGACCGAGGCGTTCCCGATCGCCGTCAAGGCCCTGGCCGACGACGGGGTGCCCGGGACATCGGGCAGGCCGAATCCCAATTTCGACGTGCGCATCGTCGACGAAAGCGGCGATCCGTTGCCCGCCGGCGCAGTCGGGGAGATCGCCTGCCGGGCCCGGTATCCGCGCGTGATGAGCGAAGGCTATGTCGGCCAAGGGTTGCGGGTGATTCCACACCAGGAATGGTTTCGGACCGGCGACCTCGGCCGGCTCGACGCCGAGGGAAACCTGACATACGTCGACCGCAGCAAGGATTCGCTGCGCCGGCGCGGTGAAAACGTTTCCTCGGTCGAAGTGGAGGCCGTCGTCATGAGCCATCCCGCCGTGGCCGAAGCCGCCGCGGTCGGGGTGCCCAGCCCGTTGGGCGAGGACGACATCATGGTGGTCGTGACGTTGCGGCCCGGTGCCACAGTGGATTACCCGGAGCTGCTTGATTTCTGCGCGGCCCGGATGCCCTACTTCTGTGTACCGCGATTCCTGGAGACCGTCAGCGAGCTCCCGAAGAATGCGATCGGGCGAATAAGGAAAGACTTGTTGCGCGAACGGGGGGTGACGCGTGAGGCGTGGGATCGTGAAACTCAGGGCTATACCGTTACCCGCTGA
- a CDS encoding aromatic ring-hydroxylating dioxygenase subunit alpha encodes MTHTISDPASDSAGDPSEREFGQAGIALSTYRFPTGWFIVAFGSDLAAGQVKRAHYFGEELVIFRTESGRVHVMDAYCQHLGANLGVGGTVEGDNIVCPWHGWRWRGDGTNALIPYSKIGCKNNVRIRTYPSMEWYGFVLAWHERHGRAPYWQPPVLPELETNEYYPLHPHTQMLNRVKVHPQMIIENAADPYHVQYVHKAANPATTASFEVSGYHLHATVNAHFGGGRASTWLTPNGPVDAKIIYDNYSLGLGIVRFPSELVATVQVTGQTPVDEDYTDYFYTQASVREPGDTGDVPTGRAAKFLALQQEVIKQDFFTWENMKYLEKPNLAPEEAHDYAALRRWAHRFYPGTQPSPSDFGYTADGEPDPAAAKA; translated from the coding sequence GTGACGCATACGATTTCGGATCCGGCGTCGGATTCCGCCGGAGATCCCTCGGAACGCGAATTCGGACAAGCAGGCATCGCGTTGTCGACCTATCGGTTCCCGACGGGCTGGTTCATCGTGGCCTTCGGCTCCGACCTGGCCGCCGGTCAGGTCAAGCGGGCGCACTACTTCGGTGAGGAACTCGTCATCTTCCGCACGGAGTCCGGCCGGGTGCACGTCATGGACGCCTACTGCCAACACCTCGGCGCCAACCTGGGTGTCGGCGGCACCGTAGAAGGCGACAACATCGTCTGCCCCTGGCACGGCTGGCGGTGGCGGGGTGACGGCACCAATGCCCTCATCCCCTACAGCAAGATCGGTTGCAAGAACAACGTCCGCATCCGCACCTATCCGAGCATGGAGTGGTACGGCTTCGTCCTCGCGTGGCACGAGCGCCACGGCCGGGCGCCCTACTGGCAGCCCCCCGTGTTGCCCGAGTTGGAGACCAACGAGTACTACCCGCTGCACCCGCACACTCAGATGCTCAACCGAGTCAAGGTGCACCCGCAGATGATCATCGAGAACGCCGCCGACCCGTACCACGTGCAATACGTGCACAAGGCCGCCAATCCCGCCACCACCGCCTCTTTCGAGGTGTCCGGTTACCACTTGCACGCGACCGTCAACGCCCATTTCGGCGGTGGCCGCGCCTCGACCTGGCTGACACCGAACGGGCCGGTCGACGCCAAGATCATCTACGACAACTACTCGCTGGGGCTGGGGATCGTCCGCTTCCCGAGCGAGCTGGTGGCCACGGTCCAGGTCACCGGGCAGACGCCGGTGGACGAGGACTACACCGACTACTTCTACACGCAGGCGTCCGTCCGCGAGCCGGGCGACACCGGCGACGTGCCGACCGGCCGCGCGGCCAAATTCCTGGCGCTGCAGCAAGAAGTCATCAAACAGGACTTCTTCACGTGGGAGAACATGAAGTACCTGGAAAAGCCGAATCTGGCTCCCGAAGAGGCGCACGACTATGCGGCCCTTCGCCGCTGGGCGCACCGCTTCTACCCGGGCACGCAGCCGTCGCCGTCCGACTTCGGCTACACCGCCGACGGTGAGCCCGACCCGGCGGCCGCGAAAGCCTGA
- a CDS encoding cytochrome P450, with protein MNVNAAPGASGRAGLEMTAAAVDLSDFALWRNGFPDELFAELRRSRPLFRHDLTPGVAALFPGGAQREFWITTKHRHTVRLHRDVDSFTAVDGPLIQPVGMFSSYPTIINMDPPGLNKRRKLISNAFNPRAIAKLEDGIRARAARMIDRLLDEGGGDWIEDVADALPMTVIGDIIGIPEDDRPRIFDSLDAILKANSAGARLSRQDYTDLYATIFGYAMELTAEKRRNPTDDIWSTLATAVITGEDGEEFSLPPNELEFFFFVLAFAGSDTTKNALAIGLQAFTENPEQIGRYREREALRPSAVEEVLRWASPVAYWTRTAKVDVEMDGQHIAKGERVVSMLRSANRDEEVFSSPFTFDIGRQPNPQVAFGGGGPHHCLGAMLARAELRAVFDELLLRCDDIALGPAKVAYPNLTTNMSIYDEMPISLTERRG; from the coding sequence TTGAACGTCAACGCGGCTCCAGGCGCGTCCGGCAGAGCGGGGTTAGAAATGACGGCTGCGGCAGTGGACCTTTCCGATTTCGCTCTGTGGCGCAACGGGTTCCCCGACGAGCTGTTCGCGGAACTGCGGCGCAGCCGGCCACTTTTTCGCCACGACCTCACCCCCGGCGTCGCCGCGCTGTTTCCCGGGGGCGCCCAGCGCGAGTTCTGGATCACCACCAAACACCGGCACACGGTCCGGCTGCATCGCGATGTCGACTCCTTCACCGCGGTCGACGGCCCGCTCATCCAGCCGGTCGGGATGTTCTCGTCGTACCCGACCATCATCAACATGGACCCGCCCGGGCTGAACAAGCGCCGCAAGCTCATCTCGAACGCCTTCAACCCGCGGGCGATCGCCAAACTCGAGGATGGCATCCGGGCGCGCGCCGCGCGCATGATCGACCGTCTGCTCGACGAGGGCGGCGGCGATTGGATCGAGGACGTCGCCGACGCCCTGCCGATGACGGTCATCGGCGACATCATCGGCATACCGGAGGACGACCGGCCGCGGATCTTCGACTCGCTGGACGCCATATTGAAGGCCAACTCGGCCGGGGCGCGGCTGAGTCGCCAGGATTACACCGACCTCTACGCCACCATCTTCGGCTACGCCATGGAGCTCACCGCGGAGAAGCGGCGCAATCCCACCGACGACATCTGGAGCACGCTGGCGACCGCGGTGATCACCGGCGAGGACGGTGAGGAATTCAGCCTGCCCCCCAACGAACTCGAGTTCTTCTTCTTCGTGCTGGCGTTCGCGGGCAGCGACACCACAAAGAACGCGTTGGCCATCGGGCTGCAGGCCTTCACCGAGAACCCGGAGCAGATCGGACGTTATCGCGAGCGGGAAGCGTTGCGCCCCAGCGCCGTCGAGGAGGTGTTGCGCTGGGCATCACCGGTCGCGTACTGGACGCGCACCGCCAAGGTCGACGTGGAAATGGACGGCCAGCACATCGCGAAGGGCGAGCGGGTGGTGTCGATGTTGCGTTCGGCGAATCGCGACGAGGAGGTGTTCTCCTCGCCGTTCACCTTCGACATCGGGCGCCAACCCAACCCGCAGGTGGCGTTCGGAGGGGGCGGGCCGCACCACTGCTTGGGCGCCATGCTGGCGCGAGCGGAACTCCGCGCGGTTTTCGACGAACTGTTGCTGCGCTGCGACGACATCGCCCTCGGCCCGGCCAAGGTGGCTTACCCAAACCTGACCACGAACATGTCGATCTACGACGAGATGCCGATCTCGCTCACCGAGCGGCGAGGCTGA
- a CDS encoding ferredoxin gives MRVTVDENLCEANGFCESLAPEIFELGDEDVVQIADGPVPPRLEIDVRAAVDQCPKAALRLID, from the coding sequence ATGCGCGTGACAGTTGACGAAAACCTGTGTGAGGCCAACGGCTTCTGCGAATCGCTGGCACCGGAAATCTTCGAACTGGGGGACGAGGACGTGGTGCAGATCGCGGATGGACCCGTGCCGCCGCGGCTGGAGATCGACGTGCGCGCCGCGGTTGACCAGTGCCCCAAGGCGGCGCTGCGGCTGATCGACTGA
- a CDS encoding CoA transferase gives MSERSESRPTPLHDLRVVEISDRIAGSYCGKLLADAGAQVLKIEPPQGDWLRRYSATRSPVPDGQSSPFFAYLNAGKRSLTHPPGSGRFAVELAAADVVVVTAGRAQAAALGVDPQRLLASSPHAIVVSISDFGWSGPYADRAASEFTLQAWAGSPGFRGDPDGPPISIGGDLGEYMGGVYAAFGALAVRRRVERGGPGEHLDLSMLEALTAMQSSEWLHSQLLRVPPIRRTLEVPSIEPAKDGYVGITMVTGQQWLDFCAMVECPQLEEIEQLRFQIGRWAYRDLIREQIGPWLAERTVEEIVELGQLFRLPIAALGNGSTIRDMEYVTQRGAFVSNPAGFHQPRPPWLMSVCAPAPPRVTPDLGEADDEMPWPRKELAVGSIPRGLPLAGVRIVDLTAFWAGPAATHLLAAFGADVVKVESIQRPDGIRYSGGMRTDVDDWWEYGWVFHAMNTNKRSVTMDLGSEDGRRLFTELAADADVVIENFSPRVMEQFGLTADVLLKVNPRLVVARMPAFGLDGPWRDRVGFAPTMEQIAGLAWVTGLPDTPPVTPRGACDPLAGVHAAFAVLAALNFAERTGSGQLVELPMLETVLNATAIQAIESEVFGTTLTRRGNRGFGDAIQNIYRCAGEDDWIAVTVRDDRQWRALVELMDRPAWCDDELLTVAGRWQRADDVDRRLADWFGRQPLASTAERLAAAGIPAAPVVSPSLVTDNPQLRHRGFLETLQHPSTGAGLYPCPPFAKLAGQDKWLLRPPPRLGEHNEDILRERCGLTDEELTRLATSGVIGTRPKGL, from the coding sequence GTGAGCGAGCGGTCCGAAAGCCGGCCCACGCCCCTGCATGACCTGCGTGTCGTCGAGATCAGTGACCGGATAGCGGGCAGCTACTGCGGCAAGCTGCTGGCCGATGCCGGCGCGCAGGTGCTCAAAATCGAACCGCCGCAAGGCGATTGGCTCCGCCGGTACTCCGCGACACGCTCACCGGTGCCGGACGGGCAGAGCTCGCCGTTTTTCGCTTACCTCAATGCCGGCAAGCGCAGCTTGACTCACCCGCCTGGTTCCGGTCGCTTTGCCGTCGAACTCGCCGCCGCGGACGTGGTCGTGGTCACGGCCGGCAGGGCGCAGGCCGCGGCGCTGGGCGTCGACCCGCAGCGGCTGCTGGCGTCGTCGCCACACGCCATCGTCGTCAGCATTTCCGACTTCGGCTGGTCCGGGCCGTACGCCGACCGGGCTGCCAGCGAATTCACCCTGCAGGCGTGGGCGGGCTCGCCCGGCTTTCGCGGTGATCCCGATGGCCCGCCCATCTCCATCGGCGGCGACCTGGGGGAGTACATGGGCGGCGTGTACGCGGCCTTCGGCGCGCTGGCCGTGCGCCGCCGTGTCGAGCGTGGCGGCCCCGGCGAGCACCTCGACCTGTCCATGCTCGAGGCGTTGACCGCGATGCAGAGCAGCGAATGGCTGCACTCCCAGCTGCTGCGGGTGCCCCCAATCCGCCGCACGCTCGAAGTGCCGTCGATCGAGCCCGCCAAGGACGGCTACGTCGGGATCACCATGGTCACCGGCCAGCAGTGGCTCGACTTCTGCGCGATGGTCGAATGCCCGCAGCTCGAGGAGATCGAACAGCTCCGCTTCCAGATCGGCCGGTGGGCCTACCGTGACCTGATCCGCGAACAGATCGGCCCATGGCTGGCCGAACGGACCGTCGAGGAAATCGTCGAGCTCGGGCAACTGTTCCGGTTGCCCATCGCGGCGCTGGGCAACGGCTCCACGATCCGGGATATGGAGTACGTGACCCAGCGCGGGGCATTCGTCTCGAATCCCGCCGGCTTTCACCAGCCGCGCCCGCCATGGTTGATGTCGGTGTGTGCGCCCGCCCCGCCGCGGGTCACCCCCGATCTGGGTGAGGCTGACGACGAGATGCCTTGGCCCCGAAAGGAGCTCGCGGTCGGCTCGATACCGCGCGGGCTGCCCCTGGCCGGGGTGCGCATCGTCGACCTCACCGCGTTCTGGGCCGGTCCCGCGGCAACCCACCTGCTGGCCGCGTTCGGAGCCGACGTCGTCAAGGTGGAGTCGATACAGCGACCCGACGGCATCCGGTACTCGGGCGGCATGCGCACCGACGTCGACGATTGGTGGGAATACGGCTGGGTGTTCCACGCCATGAACACCAACAAGCGTTCCGTCACAATGGATTTGGGATCCGAAGACGGGCGCCGCCTGTTCACCGAGCTGGCCGCCGACGCCGACGTCGTGATCGAAAACTTCTCACCGCGGGTGATGGAGCAGTTCGGCCTGACCGCCGACGTGCTGCTGAAGGTCAACCCCAGGCTGGTCGTTGCCCGGATGCCCGCCTTCGGACTGGATGGGCCGTGGCGGGACCGGGTCGGATTCGCCCCCACCATGGAGCAGATCGCCGGCCTGGCCTGGGTGACCGGACTGCCCGACACCCCGCCGGTCACGCCGCGCGGGGCTTGCGATCCGCTGGCCGGCGTGCACGCCGCGTTCGCCGTGCTGGCCGCGCTCAACTTCGCCGAACGCACCGGCTCGGGCCAGCTGGTCGAGCTGCCGATGCTGGAAACGGTGCTGAACGCCACCGCGATACAGGCCATCGAATCGGAGGTGTTCGGCACAACGCTGACCCGGCGGGGCAACCGCGGTTTCGGCGACGCGATCCAAAACATCTACCGGTGTGCCGGGGAAGACGATTGGATCGCGGTCACCGTGCGCGACGATCGGCAGTGGCGTGCCCTGGTCGAGCTGATGGATCGTCCCGCGTGGTGTGACGACGAGCTGCTGACTGTCGCCGGGCGGTGGCAGCGGGCCGACGACGTCGATCGCCGGCTCGCGGATTGGTTCGGCCGGCAACCCCTTGCGTCGACGGCGGAGCGGTTGGCCGCCGCCGGCATTCCCGCCGCGCCGGTGGTGTCGCCGTCGTTGGTCACCGACAATCCCCAACTGCGCCATCGGGGATTCCTGGAGACCCTGCAACACCCCAGCACCGGTGCGGGCCTCTACCCCTGCCCCCCGTTCGCCAAGCTGGCGGGCCAGGACAAGTGGCTGCTTCGCCCACCGCCGCGATTGGGCGAGCACAATGAAGACATACTGCGCGAGCGGTGCGGGCTGACCGACGAAGAACTGACGCGCCTCGCAACCAGCGGGGTGATCGGGACCCGACCCAAGGGCCTGTGA
- a CDS encoding FadR/GntR family transcriptional regulator: MTDLGIGRDARRRLSAPRIAEIVADELRRQIINGELADGDLLPRQEVLVEQFNVSLVSLREALRILETEGLVSVRRGNRGGAVVHAPAKTSAAYMLGLLLQSESVAVADLGMALQELEPACAALAARRPDRADTLVPELNRVNDSMAENIEDGGLFTEIGREFHDLVVRGCGNHTIIAVVGSLETLWTSHEQQWADESAARGTYPSLAQRRAVLSTHVKLTETIAEGDVDRARRIAGRHLADTQTYVLSDRHDQRIHALSPQALSRTRDFRQP, from the coding sequence ATGACCGACTTGGGAATTGGGCGCGACGCCCGTCGCCGATTGTCGGCGCCGCGGATCGCAGAAATCGTAGCCGACGAGTTGCGCCGCCAGATCATCAATGGCGAGCTCGCCGACGGCGATCTGTTGCCGCGTCAAGAGGTGCTCGTCGAACAGTTCAACGTGAGCCTGGTTTCGCTGCGCGAAGCGCTTCGGATTCTGGAGACCGAGGGGCTGGTTTCGGTTCGGCGGGGAAATCGCGGCGGCGCCGTCGTGCACGCCCCGGCGAAGACCAGCGCCGCCTACATGCTCGGGCTCTTACTGCAGAGCGAGTCCGTAGCGGTCGCCGACCTCGGTATGGCGTTGCAGGAACTCGAGCCCGCGTGCGCCGCGCTGGCCGCCCGGCGGCCGGACCGGGCGGACACCCTGGTTCCCGAACTCAACCGGGTCAACGACTCCATGGCCGAAAACATCGAGGACGGGGGGCTGTTCACCGAAATCGGCCGGGAATTCCACGATCTCGTGGTCCGCGGCTGCGGGAACCACACCATCATCGCGGTGGTCGGCAGCTTGGAGACGCTGTGGACCAGCCACGAACAACAGTGGGCGGACGAGAGCGCGGCGCGCGGCACCTACCCCTCGCTGGCTCAACGCCGCGCCGTCCTCAGCACGCACGTGAAGCTGACCGAGACCATCGCGGAGGGTGATGTCGACCGGGCGCGCCGCATCGCGGGTCGCCATCTCGCCGACACGCAGACCTACGTGCTCTCCGATCGGCACGATCAACGAATCCACGCGCTGTCGCCGCAGGCTTTGTCGCGGACGCGGGACTTCCGGCAACCGTAA
- a CDS encoding SDR family oxidoreductase, producing MRTALVTGGSGGIGKGCARKLVELGYDVVLAARREAPLRAAAEEIGARHIVADASDPGGFTTATRALERIDLVVHAAGTLGGTYARKQTFEQWRTIISANLDSCFVVTAAALPKMRAGSRFVFISSSAAHEPMMARTAYSASKAGMNAFARALALEVDRDGIAVHIVTPGPVETDMLQDVPFEMYAIQVSDVADAVAWLDTVDPSVDLPEIRLSAVQRGPFARPPVVPTEARRRRQGTP from the coding sequence TTGAGAACCGCATTGGTCACCGGCGGCAGCGGCGGGATCGGCAAAGGGTGCGCTCGCAAGTTGGTGGAGCTGGGTTACGACGTCGTGCTGGCGGCGCGCCGCGAGGCCCCGTTGCGGGCGGCCGCCGAGGAGATCGGCGCCCGGCACATCGTGGCCGACGCGTCGGATCCGGGCGGGTTTACCACTGCCACAAGAGCTTTGGAGCGGATCGACCTCGTCGTGCACGCCGCCGGGACGCTGGGCGGAACGTACGCGCGCAAGCAGACGTTCGAGCAGTGGCGGACCATCATCTCGGCCAACCTGGACTCGTGCTTCGTGGTGACCGCCGCCGCGCTGCCCAAGATGCGCGCGGGTTCGCGGTTCGTGTTCATCTCGTCGTCGGCGGCGCACGAACCGATGATGGCCCGGACCGCCTACTCGGCATCCAAGGCCGGCATGAACGCGTTCGCCCGCGCCCTGGCGCTGGAGGTCGACCGCGACGGCATCGCCGTGCACATCGTGACGCCGGGCCCGGTGGAAACCGACATGCTCCAGGACGTGCCCTTCGAGATGTACGCGATTCAGGTGTCCGACGTGGCGGATGCGGTCGCCTGGCTGGACACCGTCGACCCGTCCGTCGACCTGCCGGAGATCCGGCTCAGCGCGGTGCAGCGCGGGCCGTTCGCCCGGCCGCCGGTCGTGCCTACCGAGGCGCGCCGGCGCCGCCAGGGAACGCCTTGA
- a CDS encoding LLM class flavin-dependent oxidoreductase: MVEWYLFLPQVRLSAADIAERARHAEASGFDGMAFIDHLEAPGLPDESIWEAMGIAGWVAAKTERLRIGHLVLCDAFRHPAVLAKQAVTLSDASEGRFDLGLGSGSWPAELTRFNVGQQDPKARVEQLGRHLELIRQYWGDASGEPAQAPRRSHPIPLVLGGTGPRMMELVRRHADWWNVPANHLDKLPKLAPNAGTARVSIQQMVGFVRAGSDPKTVREVSTRRFGNLGSGLVCGDAEELIGHFSGLAAQRVERFYVWFADFAQPDSLREFGESVIKAFPGGAGAPR, encoded by the coding sequence ATGGTCGAGTGGTATTTGTTCTTGCCGCAGGTGCGGTTGTCGGCGGCGGACATCGCGGAGCGGGCACGCCACGCCGAGGCGAGTGGCTTCGACGGGATGGCGTTCATCGATCACCTCGAGGCGCCGGGCCTACCCGATGAAAGCATCTGGGAGGCAATGGGCATCGCCGGCTGGGTGGCGGCCAAGACGGAGCGGCTGCGGATCGGCCACCTGGTGCTGTGCGACGCGTTTCGCCACCCCGCCGTGCTGGCCAAACAGGCCGTCACCCTGTCGGACGCATCCGAGGGCAGATTCGATCTGGGCCTGGGTTCGGGATCCTGGCCGGCGGAGCTAACCAGATTCAATGTGGGGCAGCAGGATCCGAAGGCCAGGGTCGAACAACTCGGGCGCCACCTCGAGCTGATCCGGCAGTACTGGGGCGACGCGTCGGGGGAGCCCGCGCAGGCCCCACGCAGGTCCCATCCGATACCGTTGGTCCTGGGCGGCACGGGACCCCGGATGATGGAACTCGTTCGTAGACACGCGGATTGGTGGAATGTGCCGGCCAACCACCTCGACAAGTTGCCCAAGCTGGCCCCCAACGCGGGGACGGCCCGGGTGTCGATCCAGCAGATGGTGGGTTTTGTCAGGGCCGGCAGCGATCCGAAGACCGTACGCGAGGTGAGCACGCGGCGATTCGGCAACCTGGGATCGGGTCTGGTCTGCGGCGATGCCGAGGAGCTGATCGGTCACTTCAGCGGGTTGGCCGCCCAGCGGGTCGAGCGGTTCTACGTGTGGTTCGCCGACTTCGCGCAGCCGGATTCCCTGCGCGAGTTCGGCGAGTCGGTGATCAAGGCGTTCCCTGGCGGCGCCGGCGCGCCTCGGTAG
- a CDS encoding acyl-CoA dehydrogenase family protein, translated as MDVGLNSEQLSLRDTVRDVLRTECPPDSARQAMTDPERWRALWKTVVDLGWTELAVPGAGDYGPVELAVVLEECGAAIAPIPLLSSIGLAAGALRPTGLDAVLEDIAGGVVATLAVHSKGSRLPGAPMTLRGGHLRGRAVAVPNLSRAELLVTLARSDTGPDDTVVAVARCGDGVTVIAGESTDPAQPLADVEVDAEPLATAPVDIEKALTAPLVAAAADLVGTASTALHRAVEHAKTRRQFGTPIGAFQGIKHALADNYVGLERARSLTYAAAARLGDPATAPADAWTTAALAKAAAGDAAANCAKTAVQVHGALGQTWEHDAHLYVRHAWQAAAMLGDSRALYHEVGRRFAGGAA; from the coding sequence ATGGATGTTGGACTGAACTCGGAGCAGCTGTCGCTGCGGGACACCGTGCGTGACGTCCTGCGCACCGAGTGCCCTCCCGATTCCGCTCGCCAAGCGATGACGGATCCGGAGCGGTGGCGCGCGCTGTGGAAGACGGTCGTCGATCTCGGTTGGACGGAGCTGGCCGTCCCTGGGGCCGGCGACTACGGACCGGTTGAGCTGGCTGTGGTACTCGAGGAATGCGGTGCCGCCATCGCGCCGATCCCGCTGCTGAGCAGCATCGGTCTGGCTGCCGGCGCGTTGCGCCCCACCGGCCTCGACGCGGTTCTCGAGGACATCGCCGGCGGTGTCGTCGCCACCCTGGCCGTGCACTCCAAGGGGTCTCGGCTGCCCGGGGCGCCGATGACGCTACGCGGCGGGCACCTGCGCGGACGAGCCGTCGCGGTCCCCAACCTGTCCCGCGCCGAGCTGCTCGTCACGCTGGCGCGGTCCGACACCGGCCCCGACGACACGGTGGTGGCCGTCGCGCGCTGCGGCGACGGGGTGACCGTGATCGCGGGCGAGTCCACCGACCCCGCCCAACCGCTGGCGGATGTCGAGGTCGACGCCGAGCCGTTGGCCACCGCACCGGTCGATATCGAAAAAGCGTTGACGGCGCCGTTGGTGGCGGCCGCCGCCGACCTGGTCGGCACGGCGAGCACCGCCTTGCACCGCGCCGTCGAGCACGCGAAGACGCGTCGCCAGTTCGGCACGCCGATCGGCGCGTTCCAGGGAATCAAGCACGCACTCGCCGACAACTACGTCGGTTTGGAGCGCGCCCGCAGTCTCACCTATGCCGCGGCCGCCCGGCTGGGCGATCCGGCCACGGCACCCGCCGACGCCTGGACCACCGCAGCGCTCGCCAAAGCGGCGGCCGGCGACGCGGCCGCCAACTGCGCGAAGACCGCGGTCCAGGTGCACGGCGCCCTCGGGCAGACCTGGGAGCACGACGCCCACCTCTACGTCCGGCACGCCTGGCAGGCCGCAGCGATGCTGGGAGACAGCCGCGCGCTCTACCACGAGGTGGGCCGGCGTTTTGCGGGAGGCGCGGCATGA